cgagtgagattgtggtacttgatcctgtcagtggccgtgtcggactagatccgagggattgacgggttattcccatttaagtgtggtccagcctctaaggcggggcttaggcacttaagttggaataattcggacagTTCCGCCACAGAAGATTAGTCAAACTTATATAAAACATGCCCGCCACCGTGCTATGTAGTTGTAGAAATACTCTTCACGATGTCAATTATAGTCCTACCGTTATCAATTGTACTCTTAACACTGTCTCTTCTGTTCATCACGTAACTCCATTGCTTCTTGAATCTGAAGCAACTCGTCTTATGTGTTGCTTCATAGACTACTAGCTCCAGAGGTAATAAGGACACTCCTTTTTAAGCTCTGACTTGCCTATACCGAATAACTCTTTTAAACATAGAGTACCTATAACACAAACAATTTAGAACATCAATTCCGTTGTACTTTCAATTTTTTCACTTCCACAAGTCATAGCTACTCTATGTTAGAAGGATCAATTGCATGGTAGAAGGATCAATTGCAATCCTCTCCAAATTGATTAACAATTTTACCACCATATAGTGTATACAGAATAAATAACTAAGATAACAATGAAATTTGATACGACAAATACAAAGTACAAACAACTCACAAGATGATTTGCACACGACTGACTACATAGCTACTCTATGTTTAAAGAGAATATTTGAAGAGTCTATTCTATGATGTCTAGTAATATAAACCTCGATGTCGCTCGACACTACTCCGATAGCAACTTTATGATAGACAAGTTATATGTGATAGTTGTTGGAAATATATGATATAATACAATTTATGATATATTTCGCATTGCATATTGGTCGTCGACACCATAATTGTGCTTAGGATCATTGCCACAGTTTCTTCTATGCTTCTTAGACATATCATATAACACTTTTGAAACCTAAAGTTTGCAAGGAGCATGGTAAGCCACTTCATGGTTCACCATCCATAGAATTGACATCTACACATATACATTCTCAAGTGCGGAGGGCCAAATATTGCTTAGGCAATCCTTGATCTAGACCAAGAAGATATCAATGATAAAAAAACTCATATCCCTAACACTATTTCTAGATGGTTGGACGCACTCCTCGATGCTGACTCCTCCCTCGCTCGCCACGCTACGCTCTACCACTGCCTCTCTGCACTCCACATTGCCACCGCGAGGTCCCTCTTCCTCTCTTCTTTGCTTCGCTCCTCATTAACCACCTCGCTCACCTATCTCGATCTTCCTACTGGTGTTGTTATTGATCTTGGATCATGGGGTGTCGTCGGACGCATTTTTTACTTCTTTCTCACCCTTTGTCGCTCGCAAGGATATCTCCCAACCTACATGCTTCAAAAATCCCATCTTTTCATCGATGCCTGCGTTTGTTTGTATCTATCTAGACGTCGCTGCTGCTCTTTTTTAGATtttatttgctcatttatgatgATTCTTGAATAAGTTGTTTTTGCACACTTATTTTGTAGATATGAAAAATTATACTATGATTTTTTCGGCGTTGTATTAGCAATACCTACATTTTGGTGTGTCCTTTGCCACTGTACATTCTTTAAAATTAGATGATTATTATGTTAGGAATGTAAGATAAAATATCCAAAAGTGGTTTCCTCGATCAAATAAATGGATGAAGATCCTCACTTTTTTGTCCATTCGTTGCCCTAGGATCTCCTTGCAATATATATTATTTGCCTGCAATTATATTATGTGTGGGGTAGAAACGCGGAAGAGACGGGATGAACATGTGTCACGGGGCTCAGATAGGGCATGCTTGGGATGGAGGCGATGGTGGTACGACACGGGACTGCGATGTCGCGAGCGGCGACGACAGCGTGGAGCGGTGTGGGATAGGCATGTGGCCTTGTAGGCTCttgagtagagatggcaatggggactcGATCCCCGATTCCCgcggggaattcctctattagaggatggggatggggaagaaacTTCCCCCGCGGGGATATAAATGGGGAAAAATTATCCCCGACGGGTAAATGGGGACGGAGAAACATTTCTCATCCtcgttccccgcggggacccgttaaacttgcaCGTGACTATGtttaaaaaataaataattaccttgtCAAGAGACCACTAATTCTACAAATGTGTTCTTTTTGATGTATGTATAATGATTTCTTATAtctgacaatgtgtataagtgaatTAATAATAAAGAACATATGTCTTAATTATAATTTAAATATGGATGATGAAGAAATCTTCTCCGTAAGTGTTCGTGGAGATTCCCACGGGAAAATTTTTTCGTCACGGGGCAGTGATGGGGAGCTATTCTCTGGCAGAGAATTCCCCGTTGTCATCCCTACTCTTGAGGGAGTGAGAGTGAATGACCGAGCCACCGAGGGAAGGAAGGAAGTCACGGTGTCAACTCATTAATTTTTGTCGACTGCCTATTGGCCGACGTAAATTAGACCAATTTTGTGGGTTTAGCTAAAGGGCCACCGAAATTATTCTGAACCACGGAAATTTTTGTTTTTGTTGTTTTGTCTCCTGGTCGTTGTATGTTTTTGTTTGGGGTGTTAGAGAAAATTAAATATAATAGATATTGTGTGGGTACAGATTATGCTTGTACGAACTTATAGTAAGACTGTTTTAATTATAGATTTAGTATGTCTCAAGCCGAGACGGTAAACAACCCCTACCCTATATAGAGAGAAAGACCCCTCATGTATATACTCCAGTAGTATCACCTAAAACATCCTCCAAATATAGAGATTCTTTCTTGTCTCTTCTATTAATTTTTATACTTTAAATAACAGATTAAGCAAAAGTAAGATATTTAAGGGTACGTATGACAAGTGCGTACATACAAAATTCTAGAGAAAAATATGTCTCTAATATAAAATTTTAACATATAGAAAACGAGATATAGAGAACGCTGCTAGAGAGGAATGAGATATAGATGAGAGTTTTTTTTATAGAAAACTGTAAAATAGAGATATATACGATATTGTTAGAGATagtcttagagcatctccaacaatgcctcaaactaatgcctcaaattgaaatatagggctctacacaggaaaaactactccaacagtgcctcaattcaacaaattttgtcaaaaaactatagggcaccctctcaagtgcctcaaatatactacaccatagtgggctgccctataatctagatttggggctttactgttggagcggggtgttttgttggtgccctaaattctataaaatttacttatttttaaattataaagcatttttataggtcacgttgttggagatgctcttaatgTATTTCATGTAAATTAAATGTACAATGTCTTACAGTAAAATACCTACGGATGTGTTTTTCTCTGAACCGACAAATTAAGTTGCTGCTGGGAAAGTCACAACTCACAGCTAGTTCGACGTTTCGAGTGAGAGAGAGGAACACTACTATTCAGAATGTCCAATTCCCTGGTGACATCTAGCATTTGCCACCATTTACAGAGAGAAAAGAAAATGCATGTTTCGCCATGCATGCGCATACTCGTGTGCAAGTTATATTTCATCATTCGCCTTTTCTctagaagaagaaaaaaattgcGCACTTGCGCGCGCATAAACATCGGTTTCTTGGCATAAAGCAAAACTCTACTCACACCTCAACTTGGACTGTTCCCAAGTTTAGATGCCTTTAGTTGCGCCGAGTATTATATTTAGCCCCCAATGAATTCCTCTCTCATTGGGCTCATGTGGATAAGCCCTAATCTCTCTTTCTCCGATCCCTCACGCACACAAACTTCTCTCGATTGTAGCACCTAATTAACTAAGCAACAAACAATGCAAAGGCATGGCTAGTAGAATCTTGATCTGCGGGGTAAGACAACTACAAACATTCTCCTTAAGAAAAAAAATAATCTTCCGATGTAGATTATTGAGAAcaataattatttttatactccatccgtttcgttttagttgtcgctggatagtgtaaaattgaactatccagcgacaactaaaaagaaacgaaGAGAGTGCTAAAAGACGTCGTCGCCCATCTAAGAACATGGGCCGGTTTCTAGACTCGTAGAACAGATGAGTAGGTTTTTTTTTAACTTCATCGTAATCCTAGCCTTCACTTTTAGGGGAGTCGTACATAGATCTGATTCAGAAAGTAATTACAGAACATATTGGTTGCTTCCGCTGAGAGAATTGCTGAAGTCTAGAACGGTACGTACGCAGGGTGGTAGATTGGTTGGCTGCCACAGAAAAAAGACGAGGGACCTCCGGTGTCAACAAAACCTTGACACCACTAAGATTAGGCCAAAACAACGGATGGATTAAAGTTGGGTCACCTGGCTCTGAAAGAGGTGATGCAAACAAACTTGGGCACGCACGCATCCACTTTGAATTGATTAATTATCACTAGGGTGTGGACGCACTAGCAGTAATGTGGATGACGATGTCAATGGCAAGGCAGGCCATTAATAAGCAGGCGGACAGTGCCGAAGTGTGGAACCAAACTCTAACACTTTATACAAGACTGTTATCGTGAGTTGTCTCTACGAGAATGGCATGCTGCATGTATGCATTGACAGAGATTCATTGCAGAACTGGCCTCTAATACTCGATTTCCTGGTTGTtgttttttttgttgttgttgttgtcacgCTCGTCGCTGTGTCCCAGACGCGACAGGTAACTAAAATCGACTGGAGGCAGCGCAGCACTAGCTAGAatatactagtaataataatatcAAGAAACAGAGGGCCCCGGGAACAACGGGATACCAACCCAACTACTACGATGCTCTCTGCCTCTCTCTAATGGTGATTAGAAAACAACCGCCGCgtcgtcggcgtcggcgtcgccATCCCGTGTGGCGTTCGCTGTCAAGCTGACGCGGGGCTGTCAGCGTCGCGGGGGCCGGACGGCGACGCAGCCTTTTTGCAGTTTTGCACTCCGGCGCGTGACGCCGGCGCGCACGGCACGACGCTTTCAGGTGTCGCGCAACGAGGCGAGGCGACTCTTGTTCCGGCCGCCTTTTTCGCGTGGGCTTGGACTGGTTTTCTCCCCAATTCTCGCCGCCGCGAATGCGAGGCCTTGCGTGCTACGCCCACTAATTTatgtttattattattatgcGCGCGTTGCCCTGATTTGCCTGAGTGGCACGGATAATGTACGGTGTCAAACACAGGTGCACGACGAGAAATAAAGCAGACTAGCGGAGCATCGTTCAGAAGGTACGCTATGTTTAAAAGAGACTGAAATGAAACCGATACACCCATTGACCATCATGCTACTCTATTGAGCTGTTTGAGAGTTCTTACATACAGTGATTTTAAAGCCAGAATCTATCCTAGATAATATTTTATAATGAAATGGTTCTCTAGAATACACAGGTAAGAGTTTTTAAAAAACATTGTTTATCATAAATTTATTTACTTCTCACGTGAAACCACCTTTTATCTACAGTTGTTAGAGAAACACTCCTCCGAGGAGGAGCTACGCTACGCATTTCATCTCTCTATACTACTAGACGCTCAGGCAAGATTTAGGCCTCAAGAAATTAGCATGGGCCTGAACGGCCCGCCCACTTCCACCTCATCCCGTGCGCTACGTGGGCCACGTCGCGGCGGGGCACGGCGGCCTCCTCGTCCCGTACCAGCCGCTCTGGACTCTCTTGCCGGCTCGGCTCAGACCAATGCCGCTTGCCGCCCCCTACTGTCCCTTTCTTCCTCACCTCCACCACGCTTGCCACCCTCGCGAAGAAACTGCAGCCGCAATCGCCGCCACGCCACGCGCAAGCCCAGGCCTCGATGGCGTCTGCTTCGTACGCCGCAACGCATGCGGCTCCACCCGCACCTCGCTCTCCGCCTGTTCGACCACCTGCTCCGCTCGGGCGCGCCGACCCGGACCTCCCGGCCTACGAGCTCGCTTTCGCGTCCTGCGCGCGCGGAAGGGGCCTTGGCACGGGCGCTGCAGGTTCGTCCACGTCTACGCCGTATGCCGATGCTCCCCACGCGCGCAGAGTGTTCGACGGCGGGACCCACAACGACATGGTCGCCTGGCACGCCTACTATGGTAGTAAATAACATCCGGATCTGCGGACATTGTCATAATGCCATACAGTAACTTCTAAGCAAGATTTCTGGGAGGTGCATAATTGTTAGGGATGAAAATCGGTTTCGTCATTTCAGAAAAGGGTCTTGTTCTTGCGGGGATTACTGGTAATATTTTTGATAGCAACGGTTTCCTTCGTTTTACTTATTTGCATACACTAAAATGTGTATATTATATGAGACAACTGTTATTATTGTCCGGAGACATGAAGCTCCTGACTTTATTGCACGTCTATTGAATACTATATGGCACCCTTGAACCAACAACATGATTGACATCTCTTGTGTCTCATCAACTTGAAACCTAATTATTGTCCTTTTCAGTCAACATGATTCAAAACTGCACATGATCCTGAGATGTATGTCCTACGCAAAAGTGTCATGGCcctgtttggtttctttagttactaaactaaattttagtgactaaagtttagtcgctaAAGTAACCCGTTTGGTTTCAGTGACTAAACCGGACTAAAGAGCATTAATTGTTGTGAATAATGACTGTTTTACCCCTATTAATTAATGGATGTTTGCTATAAGAAGAAAGTGTAGAGAGCAAATATGGTAAAAATActactttagtcccttttagtcactcATTTGGTGACTAAAGAGctaaagtttagtcaccccactttagtcaatatgtttgcttctttagtgactaaaagtgactaaactttagtcactaaactttagtttagcccaaaccaaacggggcctaaaTTCAGATAAAACTACTAGCTTCTTTCGTATGGTAGGGACTAGGAAACATCAATTACCTACCTGACACATACTCAATGCTATTTTCTAGTGTACTGACATTCAGTTGTGGGTGGCAACTTCACTTTTTTTTTTTGAAAGAGAAAAATGAGAGGTGATAGGGCCAATTAGACCTATAAATTTCCTTTTGGGGCATGATACATTTTAGTTTTTTGTTTTACAATGAGGCAACCTAATTTGTGCATCTATATTttcatccccccccccccccccccccaattagCTTTTATGAAATGTTTTTCACACATAACACTCATCTACCTGGTTGGTACATTTCTGTTATCAGTATCACATCATTAATAAGCATCTATATCCTGTTTTTGTACATCATCACCACTCGCTACCACCACTGCAGCGTCTCTGTAGAAGAGTTTGCATAGCTTTATCATGTTGTTTATATAGGTCTGTATGGTCCAATGCCTTCAAAATATTTCTTTGTGCCTTCGTGGTTTATTTGCATGTTAAGCTTGGTCAAACTTTTTTGAAATGGGTGGATGTATATAGATCACAATAAACGGTAGGATCAAAGTGGGGTTTAGCTGTCCCGTGGGCTACACCGTTCACATACTTTTGGAAAAGGGCCAGCACATACACTAGACTTGCTATTTTCTTTATCTCAACTGGGATATTCGGAAATGCTATATATTTGAGATGGGTAATTGCCTCCAGTACTGCTAGGTCTATATTTCACTTGCATGACTGTTGTTGATTTTGAAAGAGATATGAATCGTTCTGCACAGGAAATTATAGGAATTATTAAATTGAGCAAAAGTAAAGACTGTCATTTGTGATAAGGACACAGATCAGCTaacattttttttgttttttgggTGTGGGCGGTAATCACTTCGATCGTGCTGTTGTTATTACTGCCTGGTGGGTGTAGGGGCCTTTGAACAGGTGGAGAAAAGGACACGTTGGATGCAAATGCACGCTTATGAGGCATTTGCAAGCACATATGCTTTCAAGCAGAGAGCCATAAAATTTGAATCTAATAAACCCTGTTCTATTGAAAACAAGATATCTGTAAACTACTTAGGCAAGACCAAGCAAACTGGTAGGTCTATGCGAGTTATCATGGACAACGGCACTTGTTCAGTTGGATGATTTGCACTCTCTAGCTGTCGTTCAATGCACTGAGATAGACATCAGAAAAAGCAAGGACTACTATATTCAGGTCTCAGATCTGGTACTTTATGTCTGTGGACTTTTTTTTTTCCCTTCACAGACAaggcagcaaacacacgcacgcaTACACACACACACGCCGCATAATGCTTTATGATATACAGTAGAATTTGCCCTCGCACAATGCCAATGATTAACAGGTTGGCCTTGACAAAATGAGGAGCCTGCTGCCCTTATCAACTGCGTTAGTTTATTTCTCTTCTTGGGGATACTTCTTTAGTGTTCCCCAGATATGTGTTTTGCAGCTTATTAATCTCTAGCTCACAGCTCTGTTCACTACTCTAGGAGTGTAATCAGACCATTAGCGTACGACATGAGGCGTGTAGTTAGGGTTTAGAATAACGAGTAGTAATTTGGAGTCTCGGTTTGGATTGACCATAGTCCATCCCCAAGGTTACACCTAACATAGACCTTCACCAAAAAAAATATAGTCACTCGCATCTGGCTGGCTTTGCCAGTTGCCACGGACTGTGGTTTGTTTATGGTTTCCAGAAGGGTGCGGCATACACTTTCCTAAGCGCATTTAGAGATCCGAATGCTGGATTAGCACAAGGTGTGTGTGTGCTCGCAATGGTGAGATGTTATATAGGCTAGCAGCTAGCTTGTTCTGCAATCGAATCATCCATGTTCAGTCAGCGCTCATCATTCATTCTCGGTAATATAATGATCTCATATCATTAGGACTTTGCCTTTGCGTTCTGTGCTTATCGATGCATCTCTCTAGTAGCTGTATGCACGGACTTTTGAAGCATGTACAAACTATCGCAAAACTCTCTCTGTTCTCCGGATCTTATATACGCACGGCAATACATAGTAAGACTGTTGCGCCGTCAATCAAAACACGAGAGAGATAAGAGTGTCCGATTCGATGATTTGACCGAACCGGATGAAAATATGCACGGCAATGATTGGGAAGGAAGACACGCAGGTCTGCAGTAACCTTTCTGGCGAGCATAGTGATGCGCGGCCGCAGGATAATGTAGTGGGTGGTTGGCGAGCCGGAGCCGATCCCACAGTACTCCCCGGAGCAGAAGGGGTGAATGCGCGACGCCGAGGCCGGGCGCCGCTGCCTGCCGTGCTCTCGAGACCCGGCAAAAGAGGAGGAGCGCGGCAAGGCACGGCACTGGGTCGTGGCTCACGAAGGCGACGCGCGGGGCTAGCCCTAGCCCCAACCGGGCATGTACTACTACAGCCTGGTTGAAGAAAGCAGGTTGGCTGGGAATCTAGCGAGAGACTTGTTATTATATCTACACGTAGCCGGCCGGCCGGCCTGTGGTCCTTGGTCCGTCTTCCGGGGAGTTTGAAAGGAGTACGTACCTCGTTTGAAAGTCGACGTATCCTTTGCAGTCTTTAGTTTACATTTCTCCCAAGATTCGGATTTGGCTTGCTTTCCATGCATGGCCACTTCGAGAGCTTAGCGAGGGCGCCACAACTAATGGCAGCTGTGCTGGTGCTGAAAGGAAAGGTAAAGCCGGAGGTGGTGAGCAGGCAGGGAATAACCAGTAACTTGCAGGCCACTTCTTGCAGTGCTGGTGCCTGGTAGTGACCATGGAGGTGAGTCACTGAGGGAGATTTATCAGGTCATTCCTCTCTGTTTCCTTCTTTCTTCTAAAACCCAAATTTAAAAAGGGGTAAAAGCGTGTTTAACCTAAAGCTAACCTAAAGCTAGATTCGAGCTTCCGCGCGCCCCGAGGCTAACGAATACTACTAAATCTAACTTGTTTATTTGCCGCGAAGAAAGGTTGAGATTTAACGGAATCTCAAGTCTGAACCCTGAAACCGCAAGCTCCTTCAGCAGGCTTTTTCAGCTGGCCTTTGTTTTTTTTTCCTCAAACACACTCCCCTGTTCCTGCTTCTATGCTGTAACTGAATTCATAACTAATTGCCAGAGGGCCTGACAGAAGACAAGACTGGAGGAGGATGCATGAAATGTGCACGGGAGAAAGGAAGAAAGAGGATGAAACGAAAAAAAGAAGGTAGGTTTGCTTTGCCGTGGTGGGTGAGAgggtaagggctagtttggaaaccacATTTTCTAAATGATTTACACTTTTCTAAGAAAAAATAGTAATAGAAATTTCTTTGAAAACAGAGTTTCCAAAGTAGCTCCTAAGAAGATCTAATGCCTCGATCGGCACACACCCTGCTAATGTTGACTACCATTTTTTTTCAACAAAACTAATCATGCGGACCATGGAGGGCGCGTGTAAATAACTGGATGTGCCgaccattttttttaaaaaaatatccaGCAGTCAAATAATGATTCGGGTAGGCGGGGGCGATGGGCAATAGTTTACAGCCAGAGGCGCCTTGAGCAAAGCGAGCGGTTAACGCCCGCCCATAAACAATTGCCCGTGAGAGTTGGCATTGTCAGGGATGGTGGTGCCGTGTGTGCTGTGTTCGATCAGCGGCGCCCTTCCTCTTTACGCTTGCTGTGCGTGAGAGAGAGCGCAGTACTCGTAGGGAGTAAGTAAGCAAAAGCAAAGGTAAACAGCATGATTAAAAGAGCTGTCAAGAAAGATAAAGCGAGGCGAGACACCCCTTAAAACTAGTAAGATCCATCGAGGTTAAACAGCACCGGCCATGGCGGTGGTGGCTAGGAGTAAAGCGGCTGCATGCAACTCCTGCAGCTAATCGCTGTGGCTCACCTTGCATGCACTACTCAGTAGTGGTGAAACTACAGCAGCCTACTGAACAACTTGCTAGCCTTTGCCTACAataccatctctctctctctctctctctctctctctctctctctctctctctctctctctctccttcccATGCTTCTCGCCGGAACATATAGCATAAGAATCTCCCGTGTCCGGGCATCTTTCCTTTTCCTGCCATAGGCCGTGACGGGAGCTTCTTGCTTGCGTGCTTGTTCCGGGCCGGCTATCATATTGCCTGCCTATGAAGCTCTCTGTCTCTGGCCAATGGAGGAGCTACTTCTCCTCTAGCCTTTCTCGTCTCTGATTCGTCCATTGACCTTGGGTGACGTCGGCGCCACTTCTGCGCCCCGCGACTCCTCGCGTCTTGTGTGAGTGTGAGTGCTACAAGCAAGCGATGGACATGAACGAGAGCGGCGAGACAGGGATGGAGCAGGGCAACGCGTCCTCCGGCGCCCCGGTGGATTGGCAGACTCAATTCAACGCCGCCGCGTTCTCGTGCGCGCCGCAGCAGGTTCCCATGATGGACTCCGCCTTCGCGTCCGCCGGCCTGTGGGCGTCCACCTCCCAAGCCATGGCGCTCTCCGACGTCGTCGGCGCCATGTCGGCCGCGCGGGGAGGCGGGTTCTTGGCGCCGGTGCCCGGTTTCCTCCCGCAGGGCCTCGGCCATTTCGCCGTCGACTCCGGCTTCATCGAGCGCGCCGCGCGGACGTCCTGcttcagcggcggcggcggcggggtgaTGGGCGCTAGCGCAGCTGCCTTCGGTGCGGCTGGTCAGACCGTGAACAACGCGTTCAGTGGTTCGTCAGAGGCGCTGCTGCTGGATCACCAGAAGAAGGACGTCGTCGGCGAGAAGGGCGAGCCGGAGCTCGGCCGCGACGACGGGGTGCTGAGCCCGGAGGCTGCTGGTGGTGGGGACTGCTCGTCCAAGGGGACGTCGGACTCCAAGAAGAGGAGAAGGCCCAACGAGGTGAGCGCTCTTCTTGCTTGTGTCTGCAActacttctccactgccgtttcaGAAACCTGTCGACGACGTAGCTAAGTTTTTGAAATGGATGGATACATCCGGCGCGTGCGTCTTCTGTTCTGCGCAATGAAAGGTGGTGGGAAGCGATCAGGTCCAGTCGGCCAACCTGCCCAGCGCCGACTCGGCGAACGAGAGCGTGCACAGCATGGACAAAGGCGAGGAGAGCAGCCCGGCAACAACCACCGCCGGCGCCGGGCCTGGCAAGTCGAGAGGGAAGGGAGAGAAAGAGGTCCCCGAGTCTCAGAAGGAGGACTACATCCATATCCGAGCCCGCCGCGGACAGGCAACGAACAGCCACAGCCTAGCAGAACGGGTACGGATTTGGTCACCCAACGTTTTGCCGCTTGCTGGATCGCTCTGAAACTGACATGACCGGTCCTGAAAACCCTGGCTGTTGCATTGCATCTTCCCTGCAGTTGAGGAGGGAGAAGATTAGCGAGAGGATGAAGCTTCTGCAGGACCTTGTTCCTGGTTGCAGCAAAGTAGGTCTATCTTGCCAAAAAAAAAAGGAATAGAACTTGCTTGTGAGTGCTTTATTTCATTGCTGATTATCAGTACAAATGAACACCTTCGACCCTTGAAATCCAGGTCACTGGCAAGGCGGTGATGCTTGACGAGATCATCAACTACGTTCAGTCCCTGCAAAGACAAGTTGAGGTAATAACAAACATCCCCCCCAATATATACTGAGACCTGAATCAAGTTGTCATTTGCAATAGAGGAAGTAGAACAGCTAGACACTGAGACCCTGAATATGAACACAGTTCCTCTTTCTACAAAACCCTCGTTACATACATACATACCGATGGCAGGCACATCAAAACACTGAACGAATCTCTTGCAGTTCTTGTCAATGAAGCTCGCCACGGTGAACCCAAGGCTTGACCTCAACATAGAAGGGCTTCTATCGAAAGACGTACGTACGCGCGATCTCGTCCTCCATCGTCCCCAATCTAACAAATAAAGGCGTTCTTACAATCTTATCTTACTACCAGCTTCTCCGCTTCCCTGGTGCTCCTTCGTCCTCCCTCGGGTTTCCCCCAGAAATGATGCACCCGCAGCTACTACAGCTGTCGCAGCCAGGCCGCCTGGTCCagggagccgccgccgccgccgccggcatgGCCAATCCGGACGTGTTCAGGAGAATCATGCAGGCGCAGCTGAGCGCGAAAGACGACAGCGGCGGCGCCTCTCAGGTTAGCATATCTGTTCAGCAGTATGGGCTGAACGAACTTGATCGTGGCACGGCCAGATCTCCATACGGTGCCCGACTTTTTTTTACAGACAAACGCTTTGCAACTCTGATGCAGTATAAGCTTTTGGGTTTCTCGAGCAGATGCTGCCCCACGGGTCGTTCGGTGGCGTTGCGCGGGCGGCGtacccgtcgtcgtcgtcggcccTGGCGCTGGGGTCCCACGACTACTTGAGGA
This portion of the Zea mays cultivar B73 chromosome 2, Zm-B73-REFERENCE-NAM-5.0, whole genome shotgun sequence genome encodes:
- the LOC100286191 gene encoding uncharacterized LOC100286191; translated protein: MEQGNASSGAPVDWQTQFNAAAFSCAPQQVPMMDSAFASAGLWASTSQAMALSDVVGAMSAARGGGFLAPVPGFLPQGLGHFAVDSGFIERAARTSCFSGGGGGVMGASAAAFGAAGQTVNNAFSGSSEALLLDHQKKDVVGEKGEPELGRDDGVLSPEAAGGGDCSSKGTSDSKKRRRPNEVVGSDQVQSANLPSADSANESVHSMDKGEESSPATTTAGAGPGKSRGKGEKEVPESQKEDYIHIRARRGQATNSHSLAERLRREKISERMKLLQDLVPGCSKVTGKAVMLDEIINYVQSLQRQVEFLSMKLATVNPRLDLNIEGLLSKDLLRFPGAPSSSLGFPPEMMHPQLLQLSQPGRLVQGAAAAAAGMANPDVFRRIMQAQLSAKDDSGGASQMLPHGSFGGVARAAYPSSSSALALGSHDYLRSMSRASQQDVFQI
- the LOC100286191 gene encoding uncharacterized isoform X1, which gives rise to MDMNESGETGMEQGNASSGAPVDWQTQFNAAAFSCAPQQVPMMDSAFASAGLWASTSQAMALSDVVGAMSAARGGGFLAPVPGFLPQGLGHFAVDSGFIERAARTSCFSGGGGGVMGASAAAFGAAGQTVNNAFSGSSEALLLDHQKKDVVGEKGEPELGRDDGVLSPEAAGGGDCSSKGTSDSKKRRRPNEVVGSDQVQSANLPSADSANESVHSMDKGEESSPATTTAGAGPGKSRGKGEKEVPESQKEDYIHIRARRGQATNSHSLAERLRREKISERMKLLQDLVPGCSKVTGKAVMLDEIINYVQSLQRQVEFLSMKLATVNPRLDLNIEGLLSKDLLRFPGAPSSSLGFPPEMMHPQLLQLSQPGRLVQGAAAAAAGMANPDVFRRIMQAQLSAKDDSGGASQYKLLGFSSRCCPTGRSVALRGRRTRRRRRPWRWGPTTT